A genomic segment from Candidatus Kryptoniota bacterium encodes:
- a CDS encoding sugar-binding domain-containing protein → MNKRISLNGEWRLRSFGKAPAGVDVSQAEIKATVPGTVHTDLLKEGIIPDPFYRDNESKVQWIEKVDWEYSREFHLNEGEVSSPLIYLTFEGIDTVADVYFNNRCILRTANMFVTHRVRIEKIARAGENSLRVIIHSPTKYAEAQERKHGKIFAELDTYRVHIRKAQYSFGWDWGPRLATSGIWKSVYLDFVKDALIEQPRLSTLDVRGKKVDALLAANLTFPPGYSASGKRLHLTFSGNQYPITLSMPKGEVLKKKLRLTDVDLWWTHDLGSPKLYEVKMEIVGVDGEVLSTCSFTTGFKVVKLIRDRDKNGESFIFELNQRKIFARGADWIPSDSFLPRLKADDYRTLVAAAREAGMNMLRVWGGGVYEDEEFYKACDEYGILVWQDFMFACASYPDYRKFVNEVEIEAIQNVQRISRHPCVAIFCGNNESEWTWKTKTGQPVDEMPGTLLFKRKLREIVGRISPEIPYWRSSPFGGIDPDSQDEGNHHQWEVWSGFKPPSAYKNNRARFVTEFGFQSPPTLATIKEFTEVQDQDMQSRVMRLHNKQVEGTERLFRFAAGEVRIAGNFEDVVLQMQLVQAKAIKTGVEHWRKRKWKTSGTLFWQLNDCWPVSSWSAIDHRKRPKALYYWAKKFYKPMKLVMEQRNDLVEIYFVNDILTPLECEVRIFAMDISGNVFKKQSKNVRARGNSASLVDTIDASGFRKDETVIHADVVGLRDGAMIDEDDAILVPWLDFKFQLPRLEINASDGNEGHLISLRSDKFLQGVYLPLDEFVGDLSDNFFSLQPNKEKTILYKGNSSLSSLRPRFPLISSIDSV, encoded by the coding sequence TTGAATAAGAGAATCAGCCTCAACGGAGAATGGAGACTGAGGTCGTTCGGGAAAGCTCCGGCGGGTGTTGACGTATCCCAAGCAGAGATTAAGGCGACTGTTCCGGGAACGGTACACACCGATCTTTTGAAGGAAGGGATTATTCCGGATCCGTTCTACCGAGACAACGAATCGAAGGTCCAGTGGATTGAAAAGGTCGATTGGGAGTATTCAAGAGAATTCCATCTTAATGAAGGTGAAGTTTCATCTCCTTTGATCTACCTGACGTTTGAGGGTATCGACACGGTTGCAGACGTTTACTTTAATAACAGGTGTATTTTACGTACAGCAAATATGTTCGTGACTCATCGAGTAAGGATAGAAAAGATCGCGCGTGCGGGAGAAAATTCCCTTAGGGTGATCATTCACTCTCCAACAAAATACGCGGAGGCGCAGGAGCGTAAGCACGGGAAAATCTTTGCGGAGTTAGACACTTACAGAGTGCATATCAGAAAGGCCCAATACTCGTTCGGCTGGGATTGGGGCCCGCGATTGGCAACAAGCGGAATATGGAAAAGTGTCTATCTCGATTTTGTGAAGGATGCTTTGATAGAACAGCCGCGTCTTTCGACGCTCGACGTCAGAGGAAAAAAAGTTGACGCTTTATTAGCGGCCAATCTTACGTTTCCTCCCGGATATAGCGCATCCGGCAAGAGGTTACACTTAACATTCTCGGGTAATCAGTATCCGATCACTCTCTCTATGCCGAAGGGAGAAGTGCTAAAAAAGAAGCTAAGACTCACCGACGTCGATTTGTGGTGGACGCACGATCTGGGAAGTCCCAAACTGTACGAAGTGAAAATGGAAATCGTCGGAGTAGACGGAGAAGTTTTGTCGACCTGCTCCTTCACAACGGGTTTCAAGGTCGTCAAACTAATTCGCGATAGAGACAAAAATGGCGAGAGTTTCATATTCGAATTGAATCAAAGGAAGATCTTTGCCAGAGGAGCGGACTGGATTCCATCTGACAGTTTCTTGCCGAGGCTCAAGGCTGACGACTACCGAACTCTTGTGGCTGCTGCAAGAGAAGCCGGAATGAATATGCTCCGCGTTTGGGGAGGAGGAGTGTACGAAGACGAGGAATTCTACAAGGCTTGCGATGAGTATGGAATTCTAGTCTGGCAGGATTTCATGTTCGCGTGTGCTTCTTATCCAGACTACCGCAAATTTGTAAATGAAGTCGAAATCGAAGCGATTCAGAATGTGCAGAGAATTTCACGGCATCCGTGCGTCGCGATCTTCTGCGGCAACAACGAATCAGAATGGACATGGAAAACCAAAACCGGACAACCGGTCGATGAAATGCCGGGGACACTTCTATTCAAACGAAAGCTCCGGGAGATCGTCGGTAGAATCTCGCCGGAAATTCCTTACTGGCGGTCATCTCCGTTTGGTGGAATTGATCCGGACAGCCAGGACGAAGGGAATCACCATCAATGGGAAGTCTGGAGCGGTTTCAAGCCGCCCTCGGCCTACAAAAATAATCGGGCAAGATTTGTGACGGAGTTCGGATTTCAGTCGCCGCCCACTCTCGCCACTATAAAGGAGTTCACAGAAGTCCAGGATCAGGACATGCAGAGCAGGGTGATGAGACTGCACAACAAACAGGTGGAGGGGACGGAGCGACTTTTTCGATTCGCTGCAGGTGAGGTCCGGATCGCAGGCAATTTTGAGGATGTAGTCCTGCAGATGCAGCTTGTGCAGGCTAAGGCCATCAAGACCGGAGTGGAGCACTGGCGGAAAAGGAAATGGAAAACTTCCGGTACCCTCTTTTGGCAGCTCAATGACTGCTGGCCTGTTTCCAGCTGGTCCGCCATAGATCATCGAAAACGTCCCAAGGCACTTTATTATTGGGCAAAGAAATTTTACAAGCCCATGAAGCTTGTGATGGAACAACGGAATGATCTCGTAGAGATATACTTCGTGAACGACATCCTGACTCCACTCGAATGCGAAGTGCGCATATTTGCAATGGATATTTCTGGAAATGTTTTCAAGAAACAGTCCAAGAATGTCCGCGCAAGAGGCAATTCAGCATCACTGGTTGACACAATCGATGCGTCGGGTTTTCGAAAGGATGAGACCGTTATCCACGCAGATGTTGTCGGGTTGAGGGATGGAGCCATGATCGACGAAGACGACGCTATTCTTGTTCCCTGGTTGGATTTCAAATTCCAGCTTCCGAGGCTGGAGATTAATGCGTCCGACGGAAATGAGGGACATCTCATCAGTTTAAGATCGGACAAATTTTTGCAGGGGGTCTATCTTCCTCTCGACGAATTCGTTGGGGATCTTTCTGACAATTTCTTTAGCCTCCAGCCGAACAAAGAAAAGACAATCTTGTATAAAGGGAATAGTTCTTTGTCCAGCCTGCGGCCGAGGTTCCCGCTCATATCAAGTATCGATTCGGTTTAG
- a CDS encoding TonB-dependent receptor → MILSCLYMMAQKPCYSQEINSAEKGHTVDIRITVSDAEEKVPIGLARVILQTDGKVIAQGETNIVGQLWFREIKPGSYKITAWFVGYETYSDSIPVDENHTAYAMKLVPQNNKLKGVNVYGQRELGASTIDIRTGDQSFESETYHVPPTAQMTNLIQENVTGAARAPTSEVHIRGQHGEFTYYIDGIPVPLGVFGGLNEVVDPKVIDHATFITGGFPAEYGGQMSAIIDLHNRVPTGSFHLDASTYAGSYLVLNGAKPFSPGAEVASGPSSSAPGDTLGGQVGPFRALNSNGQDLSISDHLGKLGFYFSGSRQETDRRIDTPVPNLFHDHGFDYFLYGKFDYIISDVDYITANLNFGRTYTQVPYDPDVQIASDLQETTNSFQALSYFREINSQSDQQENLFIGAYARQGGLIYTPGDIDPPNFQFTSKYTDDTAKSYRLFENRDFNTTGVRSAYEKRLSHGFMYKVGINFSSTTGRENFSSQDSLNNPGPSVHSPFTGSDFGAFAESDWRVLDWTSLEMGVRYDQHIAPDVALQRQVNPRLRWNFLIDENNSAYIYYGKLFMPTNIEGLRSIAENVSNAVMPTYPERSDFYEMVYTHSFSIGLRLKAAGFYKHSHPFTDDATIGNTAIKTPFNISSVKTTGIELSLSYNDPGTPLSGHLNSSIIHAIGYGPLTGGFLPPSSDGAGTDLDHDQRLSFVADINYQPEDWFINLEATYGSGLSNGFPQSVAVYKTGLFDFNQAAHTTPYWILNFGAGYVFNLLGETFFKPSLYVTNIFNHIHLIKGAYTTGASWEEPRNMVFKIAYHL, encoded by the coding sequence GTGATATTATCCTGTTTGTATATGATGGCTCAGAAACCTTGTTATTCACAAGAAATAAATTCCGCAGAAAAAGGCCATACAGTTGATATTAGGATAACTGTTTCTGATGCCGAAGAGAAAGTACCTATCGGGCTTGCGAGAGTGATCTTGCAGACTGATGGGAAAGTCATTGCTCAGGGTGAAACCAACATCGTGGGTCAACTCTGGTTCAGAGAGATCAAACCCGGCTCGTATAAAATAACGGCTTGGTTCGTCGGCTATGAAACTTATTCAGATTCTATTCCTGTCGACGAGAATCACACAGCCTATGCAATGAAGCTGGTACCTCAGAACAACAAGCTTAAAGGCGTTAATGTGTACGGTCAACGGGAACTCGGCGCTTCGACCATCGACATAAGAACAGGAGATCAATCCTTCGAATCGGAGACCTACCATGTTCCGCCAACTGCTCAGATGACGAACTTAATTCAGGAAAACGTAACGGGTGCTGCTCGCGCGCCGACAAGTGAAGTTCATATCCGGGGACAGCATGGAGAGTTCACATATTATATCGACGGCATTCCAGTTCCTCTCGGTGTATTTGGAGGATTGAATGAGGTCGTTGACCCGAAGGTAATCGACCACGCAACTTTTATAACGGGAGGTTTCCCCGCTGAGTATGGCGGTCAGATGTCCGCCATCATAGACCTCCATAACCGCGTCCCTACGGGATCTTTCCATCTCGATGCCTCCACTTATGCAGGGAGCTATCTTGTTCTCAACGGAGCAAAGCCTTTCTCTCCGGGAGCCGAGGTTGCATCTGGCCCATCAAGCTCCGCTCCGGGTGACACGCTCGGCGGTCAAGTCGGTCCATTTCGGGCGCTGAACTCTAACGGTCAAGATCTTTCAATAAGTGATCACCTCGGCAAACTCGGATTTTACTTCTCCGGGTCACGGCAGGAAACCGACCGACGAATCGACACGCCGGTGCCGAATTTGTTCCATGACCATGGATTCGATTATTTCCTCTATGGTAAGTTCGACTATATAATCAGCGATGTTGATTATATAACAGCAAACCTAAATTTCGGAAGAACATATACACAAGTTCCTTATGATCCCGATGTTCAAATAGCCTCAGACCTTCAGGAAACCACAAACTCCTTCCAGGCCCTTTCTTATTTCCGTGAGATAAACTCGCAGTCTGACCAGCAGGAGAATTTGTTCATCGGAGCGTATGCTCGGCAAGGCGGTTTGATTTATACTCCAGGAGATATCGATCCTCCCAATTTCCAGTTTACATCCAAATATACTGATGACACAGCAAAGTCGTATCGCCTTTTTGAAAACAGAGACTTCAACACTACCGGCGTTCGATCTGCTTACGAGAAAAGGCTATCTCATGGGTTTATGTATAAGGTCGGCATCAATTTCAGCAGCACAACAGGTAGAGAAAACTTTTCATCTCAAGATTCTCTTAATAATCCAGGACCTTCCGTTCACAGTCCTTTCACGGGATCTGATTTTGGTGCTTTCGCGGAATCTGATTGGCGTGTTCTTGATTGGACTTCGTTAGAAATGGGTGTGCGCTATGACCAGCATATTGCACCTGATGTTGCTCTGCAGCGTCAAGTGAATCCACGCTTACGATGGAATTTTCTGATCGACGAGAATAATTCGGCTTACATCTATTATGGTAAACTCTTCATGCCGACAAACATCGAAGGGCTGCGATCAATTGCTGAAAATGTCAGCAACGCCGTGATGCCAACATATCCGGAACGAAGTGATTTCTATGAAATGGTTTACACACATAGTTTTTCAATTGGCCTTAGGTTGAAAGCAGCAGGCTTCTACAAGCATTCGCATCCGTTCACAGACGATGCCACGATCGGCAACACCGCAATCAAAACTCCGTTCAACATTTCTTCCGTGAAAACAACTGGAATAGAGTTGTCTCTTTCCTACAACGATCCCGGCACACCACTATCAGGACATTTGAATTCGTCGATCATCCATGCCATTGGCTACGGACCGCTGACGGGCGGTTTCCTGCCTCCGAGCAGCGACGGAGCAGGGACCGATCTAGACCATGACCAAAGGCTTTCATTTGTCGCCGATATTAATTACCAGCCAGAGGACTGGTTCATTAATCTTGAGGCGACCTACGGCTCGGGACTTTCCAACGGCTTTCCGCAGTCTGTTGCCGTTTACAAAACAGGTCTATTCGATTTCAACCAGGCTGCGCATACTACTCCATATTGGATTCTGAATTTCGGCGCGGGCTATGTTTTCAATCTCCTTGGAGAAACCTTTTTCAAGCCTTCTCTTTATGTGACAAACATATTTAACCACATACATTTGATCAAAGGTGCATACACCACTGGCGCAAGCTGGGAAGAGCCGAGAAACATGGTATTCAAGATCGCATATCATTTGTAA
- a CDS encoding M1 family aminopeptidase, which yields MRIRAITILLILWTLPSFAQGIGFGRKEEPHLGSDAISSSTFTLGHSYDVIKYTLFMDWYNVLSDESLRYYGVMQVSFLPNLVSPLDSISLDIGSPYLTVDSAFSEGELLQFRATGGMLTVRLERPYLTTDTAAVVLYYHVDSPGASSSNPQTGFYLYYGGEQLANNYVVPQTVAYTMSEPSDARYWMPCYDDPSDKALEEVTVRVPSGYTAVSNGEMLSNTDNGDGSRTFHWKENFPVATYLMCVTASVFSIVQTSYVRAPGDTIPVQYYVYPEDSSAAVSNTECNIDTVASMIRFYSSIYGEYPYEKYGMACIEPFKYGGMEHTTITTLNRNHEFFRRYVVHELAHHWWGDNVTLGTWKDIWLNEGFAVYSEALQLKHLDPQSFKDEMDYYASQYFLEYDTVKYAIYAPPPGLIFGLAEYYKAAWVLHMLKNLVGDSTYFNILSTYLSDFRFGTAVTSDFVNVASRVTHFDMSWFFDEWIYQQGYPVYSWTYRASGNSFTFYLKQEQNDAPIYKMPVDLGVYSNGEETVFSFVDSLRLQSVRFPFAASIDSILVDPGDKIIKQIGVRTDSTLPPLSGPMSIVFFPNPFNGNAQIQYSIGADSHISFDIFDLLGRKVKSLNEGYQQAGTYIIGFDGRGLASGLYLCRMDTDHGNKTTKILVIK from the coding sequence ATGAGAATCAGAGCTATTACGATTCTCCTTATCTTGTGGACATTGCCTTCCTTTGCTCAGGGCATTGGCTTCGGACGAAAGGAAGAGCCCCACTTGGGATCGGATGCGATCTCCAGCTCGACTTTCACACTGGGCCATTCATACGACGTGATCAAGTACACCCTTTTCATGGACTGGTATAATGTTCTATCAGACGAATCACTCAGGTATTACGGGGTCATGCAGGTTTCCTTTCTCCCCAACCTTGTGAGCCCCCTTGATTCCATATCTCTCGACATCGGCTCGCCTTATCTGACCGTCGACTCAGCATTCTCCGAAGGGGAACTGCTTCAATTCAGAGCAACGGGGGGGATGCTGACCGTCCGACTTGAGAGACCATACTTAACCACAGACACTGCAGCGGTAGTGCTATACTATCATGTCGATAGTCCTGGGGCTTCAAGCAGCAATCCACAGACAGGATTCTATCTCTACTACGGCGGGGAACAGCTTGCAAATAATTATGTCGTCCCGCAGACCGTTGCCTACACTATGAGCGAGCCGAGCGATGCACGATATTGGATGCCTTGTTACGACGACCCTTCCGACAAAGCACTGGAAGAAGTAACCGTCAGGGTACCCTCCGGATACACGGCAGTGTCGAACGGTGAGATGCTTTCGAATACCGATAACGGTGATGGGAGCCGGACATTCCACTGGAAGGAGAATTTTCCTGTCGCCACTTATCTGATGTGTGTAACCGCATCGGTGTTTTCGATCGTGCAGACTAGCTACGTGAGAGCACCCGGCGACACAATCCCCGTTCAGTATTATGTTTACCCGGAAGACTCCTCAGCAGCCGTCTCCAATACTGAATGCAACATCGACACGGTCGCGTCAATGATCAGGTTCTATTCGTCGATCTACGGGGAATACCCATACGAGAAATACGGAATGGCCTGCATCGAACCGTTCAAGTATGGCGGAATGGAACACACCACGATCACCACATTAAATCGGAATCACGAGTTCTTCAGACGATACGTCGTTCACGAACTTGCGCATCACTGGTGGGGTGATAACGTAACCCTGGGAACGTGGAAAGACATCTGGCTGAACGAAGGTTTCGCTGTTTATTCGGAAGCCTTGCAATTGAAGCATCTCGATCCGCAATCATTTAAGGATGAAATGGATTATTACGCGAGCCAGTATTTTCTGGAATACGACACCGTGAAGTATGCGATATATGCGCCTCCACCGGGACTGATATTTGGTCTGGCGGAATACTACAAGGCAGCATGGGTACTTCACATGCTGAAGAATTTAGTCGGCGACTCGACATACTTTAACATATTAAGTACCTACCTATCCGATTTTCGATTCGGGACGGCAGTCACCTCCGACTTCGTCAATGTGGCAAGCCGGGTAACGCACTTTGATATGAGTTGGTTCTTCGATGAATGGATTTACCAGCAAGGATATCCCGTCTACAGCTGGACCTACAGGGCTTCCGGAAACTCGTTTACTTTTTATTTGAAGCAGGAGCAAAATGATGCTCCGATTTATAAAATGCCCGTCGACCTGGGGGTTTATTCCAATGGGGAGGAGACGGTCTTCAGTTTTGTCGATTCGCTGAGACTTCAGAGTGTTAGGTTCCCCTTCGCGGCATCGATAGATTCCATCCTCGTGGATCCTGGCGACAAGATAATCAAGCAGATAGGGGTACGGACCGATTCGACTCTTCCGCCGCTTTCAGGGCCAATGTCAATTGTATTCTTTCCCAACCCCTTTAACGGGAACGCGCAAATTCAATACAGCATTGGCGCAGATAGTCATATATCGTTTGATATTTTTGATCTGTTGGGAAGAAAGGTGAAATCATTGAACGAAGGGTACCAACAAGCTGGTACTTACATCATCGGGTTCGACGGCCGGGGGCTTGCCAGCGGACTTTATTTATGCAGGATGGACACCGATCATGGAAATAAGACAACTAAAATCCTGGTGATAAAATAG
- a CDS encoding cation-translocating P-type ATPase — protein sequence MIEVRRYIKVWGGLALMILALPLSWFGVWKLLLPVDFIALAATLIGGYPMFKEAFLSAAKKRMTMELSMSIAVVATLLVGQFFTALVVTSFVLFAELLEHMTVERGRNAISKLIELLPQKVTVRRNMEEKEINTAALTLQDIVIVKPGSRIPVDGVVAKGTSSVDQSSLTGESMPIDKTAGSEVLAGTINQVGVLEVNPRRIGKDTTFGKIIDIVEKAEKSKAPIQKVADKLAARLVYFAIGGAVVTFLVTHNIMFAISALVVAGACGVAAGTPLAILAGIGRFAKEGIITKGGIYLEELAKVDTIVVDKTGTLTLGTPQVTHIHEFDDISKNEILGLAACAEQHSEHPIANSILREAKQKGVEILKYSEVEYLPGEGVVCHVDDKLVLIGTSSLMEKFLVKNIRNIEKHIEETHKEGETSVFVAANGRLVGDFGVADILRNEASQAVDLLKKLDCRIILLSGDSAATTKAVGELLHVDESIGELLPHQKLDKIRTLKQKSRGVAMIGDGINDAPALVEANVGIAMGTGTDVAIESADMALTTNNLLKIVDAIKISRQCMRVIMFNFWGTIGVDTAGILLAFFGFLTPLLAALIHVGSEMAFILNSARLFRK from the coding sequence ATGATTGAGGTTAGAAGATATATTAAGGTGTGGGGCGGTTTAGCACTCATGATTCTCGCTCTGCCGCTGAGCTGGTTCGGGGTATGGAAGCTTCTGCTCCCGGTCGATTTCATCGCTCTTGCCGCAACGTTGATAGGCGGGTATCCGATGTTTAAAGAAGCGTTCCTGTCTGCGGCAAAGAAGCGAATGACAATGGAACTATCGATGTCGATAGCGGTAGTCGCGACCTTGCTGGTTGGACAATTCTTTACAGCACTGGTCGTCACTTCTTTCGTTCTATTTGCCGAACTGCTGGAACACATGACCGTTGAAAGAGGCAGGAATGCCATTTCAAAACTTATTGAGCTGTTGCCGCAAAAGGTAACAGTGCGACGCAACATGGAAGAAAAGGAAATCAACACCGCCGCGCTTACACTCCAGGATATCGTCATAGTTAAACCCGGCTCTAGAATTCCGGTCGATGGTGTTGTGGCAAAAGGAACTTCTTCGGTTGACCAGTCTTCCCTCACGGGTGAATCTATGCCTATCGATAAAACTGCCGGAAGTGAAGTGCTCGCAGGTACGATAAATCAGGTCGGTGTCCTTGAGGTAAATCCAAGGCGGATCGGCAAAGACACGACATTCGGAAAGATAATCGATATTGTTGAGAAAGCAGAAAAATCCAAAGCGCCGATCCAGAAAGTCGCCGATAAGCTCGCCGCCCGTTTAGTTTATTTCGCCATTGGCGGCGCTGTAGTTACATTTCTCGTCACCCATAACATCATGTTCGCAATTTCAGCATTGGTAGTCGCAGGGGCTTGCGGTGTCGCCGCAGGAACACCCCTTGCAATTCTTGCGGGAATCGGTCGTTTCGCTAAGGAGGGCATAATCACAAAAGGCGGAATATACCTGGAAGAGCTTGCTAAGGTTGATACCATTGTCGTCGATAAGACAGGAACATTAACGCTCGGCACTCCGCAGGTCACACATATCCATGAATTCGATGACATCAGCAAAAACGAAATTCTCGGACTTGCCGCTTGTGCTGAACAACATTCCGAACATCCTATAGCAAATTCAATTCTTAGAGAAGCGAAGCAGAAAGGCGTAGAGATTCTCAAATATTCCGAAGTCGAGTACCTCCCCGGCGAGGGAGTCGTATGCCATGTTGATGACAAACTGGTGCTTATTGGTACATCTTCACTAATGGAAAAATTCCTGGTAAAGAACATCCGTAATATCGAGAAGCACATCGAGGAGACACATAAGGAAGGTGAGACAAGTGTCTTTGTAGCAGCAAACGGGAGACTTGTTGGTGACTTTGGCGTCGCCGATATATTGCGAAATGAAGCATCGCAGGCAGTAGATCTTTTAAAGAAACTTGATTGTCGAATCATCCTTCTATCCGGCGACTCAGCAGCCACGACGAAGGCCGTTGGAGAATTGCTCCATGTGGATGAGTCCATTGGAGAATTACTTCCGCATCAGAAGCTAGATAAGATCCGCACGCTCAAACAGAAGAGCCGGGGTGTCGCCATGATAGGAGACGGAATCAACGATGCGCCTGCTCTCGTTGAGGCAAATGTCGGCATCGCAATGGGAACTGGAACCGATGTGGCAATTGAGAGTGCTGATATGGCTTTAACGACAAACAATCTGCTGAAAATAGTAGACGCAATTAAGATTAGCAGACAATGTATGCGCGTAATCATGTTTAACTTTTGGGGAACAATCGGAGTTGACACTGCAGGTATTCTCCTCGCCTTCTTCGGATTCCTTACACCGCTCCTTGCAGCGTTGATTCACGTTGGTTCCGAGATGGCGTTCATACTCAACTCCGCCAGGCTTTTCAGGAAGTGA